A stretch of Episyrphus balteatus chromosome 2, idEpiBalt1.1, whole genome shotgun sequence DNA encodes these proteins:
- the LOC129909323 gene encoding uncharacterized protein LOC129909323 has product MKVFVVFSALLAVASASSLYLARLAPAISSQYHSQDGIGQYAYGYNDHLSTKQEVKSLDGSTRGAYSYIDSNNVLQTVNYVADAGGFRVSATNLPKPVEVPAQELPQQIPDTLEVAAAKSAHLATVEEAKQRLGVQQRVSIFTGDLPQQVQDTPEVAKAKAEHFAAIQSAKNQIGYQVLAVPAPIGLPQQVVDTPEVAKAKAEHFAAIEAAKNQIGYQVLAVPAPVKDTPEVAKAKAEHLLAIEQAKMQNSIPNIRYTGYSLVQSAPLIASPIQLSASSSVPLPSHGFSYSSSILNEPYPVSHNVNAPYYRIVW; this is encoded by the coding sequence ATGAAagtatttgttgtattttctgCTCTGCTAGCAGTTGCGTCAGCCAGTTCCTTGTATTTGGCTCGACTTGCACCAGCAATTTCAAGTCAATATCATTCTCAAGATGGAATTGGTCAATACGCCTATGGATACAATGACCATCTATCAACAAAGCAGGAAGTTAAATCGTTGGATGGAAGTACCAGAGGAGCCTATAGTTACATCGATTCAAACAACGTTCTTCAAACTGTTAACTATGTAGCTGACGCGGGTGGTTTCCGAGTTTCAGCAACTAATTTGCCAAAACCTGTTGAAGTTCCAGCTCAAGAATTACCACAGCAAATTCCTGATACATTAGAAGTTGCTGCTGCAAAGTCGGCTCATTTGGCTACTGTTGAAGAAGCCAAACAGCGATTAGGTGTACAACAAAGAGTTTCAATTTTCACTGGTGACTTACCACAACAAGTTCAAGATACTCCCGAGGTTGCCAAGGCTAAGGCAGAACACTTTGCTGCGATTCAATCAGCTAAGAATCAAATTGGTTACCAGGTTCTTGCAGTTCCAGCTCCAATTGGACTTCCTCAACAAGTCGTTGATACCCCAGAAGTGGCCAAGGCTAAGGCAGAACATTTTGCAGCCATCGAAGCGGCCAAGAATCAAATCGGTTACCAGGTCCTAGCAGTTCCAGCTCCAGTTAAGGACACTCCCGAAGTTGCCAAAGCTAAAGCAGAACATTTGCTAGCCATCGAGCAGGCAAAGATGCAGAATTCTATCCCAAATATCAGATACACTGGATACTCGTTGGTACAAAGTGCTCCATTGATTGCATCACCAATTCAATTGTCTGCTTCAAGTTCAGTACCATTGCCTTCCCATGGATTTTCATACTCGTCAAGTATTCTGAATGAACCTTATCCCGTTTCACACAATGTAAATGCGCCTTACTATCGAATTGTTTGGTAG
- the LOC129909324 gene encoding cuticle protein 6-like — protein sequence MKVFVVFSALLAVASASSLYLARLAPAISSQYHSQDGIGQYAYGYNDHLSSKQEVKSLDGSTRGAYSYIDSNNVLQTVNYVADAGGFRVSATNLPKPVEVPAQELPQQIPDTLEVAVAKSAHLAAVEEAKQRLGVQQRVSIFTGDLPQQVQDTPELRIKLVTRS from the exons ATGAAagtatttgttgtattttctgCTCTGCTAGCAGTTGCGTCAGCCAGTTCCTTGTATTTGGCTCGACTTGCACCAGCAATTTCAAGTCAATATCATTCTCAAGATGGAATTGGTCAATATGCATATGGTTACAATGACCATCTTTCATCTAAGCAGGAAGTTAAATCGTTGGATGGAAGTACCAGAGGAGCCTATAGTTACATCGATTCAAACAACGTTCTTCAAACTGTTAACTATGTAGCTGACGCGGGTGGTTTCCGAGTTTCAGCAACTAATTTGCCAAAACCTGTTGAAGTTCCAGCTCAAGAATTACCACAACAAATTCCTGATACATTAGAAGTTGCTGTTGCAAAGTCGGCTCATTTGGCTGCTGTTGAAGAAGCCAAACAGCGATTAGGTGTGCAACAAAGAGTTTCAATTTTCACTGGTGACTTACCACAACAAGTTCAAGATACTCCCGAG CTAAGAATCAAATTGGTTACCAGGTCCTAG